A stretch of Carya illinoinensis cultivar Pawnee chromosome 14, C.illinoinensisPawnee_v1, whole genome shotgun sequence DNA encodes these proteins:
- the LOC122294319 gene encoding uncharacterized protein LOC122294319 → MAALPLPVGHSLYRNHSTIQGPRKTSSSIPRTLILLCCQSHKPEETSKPRTKKENRRRKSQLPGFLSGFDKFGKVMKENLSPRQKGDWKDVMLMSLSFAVYVYISQKIVCAYCAWMAMPKQPWSRATT, encoded by the coding sequence ATGGCTGCTCTGCCTCTCCCAGTTGGCCATTCCTTATACAGAAATCACAGCACAATTCAAGGACCCAGAAAGACCAGCAGTTCAATTCCAAGAACGCTCATCCTTTTATGCTGCCAAAGCCACAAACCTGAAGAAACTTCCAAACCCAGAACGAAGAAAGAGAACCGCAGAAGGAAGTCGCAGTTGCCGGGATTTCTTTCTGGTTTTGACAAGTTTGGGAAGGTTATGAAAGAGAACCTAAGCCCACGGCAGAAGGGTGATTGGAAGGACGTGATGTTAATGAGCTTATCATTTGCTGTTTATGTGTACATATCACAAAAGATTGTTTGTGCATATTGTGCTTGGATGGCCATGCCAAAGCAACCGTG
- the LOC122294930 gene encoding protein OBERON 4-like, producing the protein MKRLRSSEDLDSYGDKCKDPNPNPNRSSSSSHRSFYYKPDSVRKGMARYDRDRSADEDREGSRMMRKRSDHDSEGGFDRRKGGFDRYSGENRGGGAVGGGYDRTLMHRSESFCGGLSSTRREFPKGFRSERSSSAASERSRREGSVSSWRRFGSNNNGNKDSEESGRGGSRIGLRDGKSPTWSRDSAASEPSRMMRALNSSSSPIRASRASPRTNENSKDNSKSKSKSPSWSRESAASEQSRSVDVETAKRGTDEVQVDSKSGSEMEEGELEPEPEPEPGTEPEPNLDSESVRGVERELGHEAGAETETEVRDHVGLKLGNSVNKVVEAESECRVEDSYMAVEDGADKVLCKEEIDMEIDMEIERELPNDEEGKEKEVDEEVQQSESESNDGLVENDEEGNKEEEGARKDRQCEEEAKMDSVVFRKTSMGFEEEGKQQDKGIIDLAAKREDVEIAALNEDRNGVSEVNMRIETESLKSQNFKDKGKSVSIAPTHVADSVEDDVWIGRETREFETCRDNGDMEGPSTRGFELFSSSPVRREEKDDRSGVNSKQKDEKLMLEPLDLSLSLPNVLLPISAADTNQATPGSPSQARSVQSLSNTFCTNSDGFTASMSFSGSQSFYHNPSCSLTQNLMDNYEQSVGSRPIFQGIEWQGQSQNESKQKEVPLYQRILMNGNGSLGQSQVVQGTSNGQAVQGHHRVLEGSSKIANGLERQLSFQRQLSGGQSRHIDDVRSPSQSVGSHDIGSNYSFDRKRGMREKSGGSLYRTGSQKEPEQLLIGGVEFVTFIARIVAEPVHVMARKFHDMTAEFIACLKESINEIMLNVDKRPQLFAFQKALRNRSDVTMDNLLKSHRAQLEILVALKTGLPDYLQQDDSVSPTHLAEVFLYLKCRNLNCKNPLPVDECDCKVCVQKNGFCSACMCLICSKFDMASNTCSWVGCDVCLHWCHTDCGLRESYIRNGRSATGTYGTTEMQFHCVACDHPSEMFGFVNEVFQNFAKDWTAETLSRELKYVRRIFGDSKDTRGRRLHEIADKMLTRLHNKSDLPDVYGHIMAFLRDANSSKFGNPSISSGKEQGKESNGMAGPSQDPTWLKSLYSEKGPQLERAASMLPSFGYDRNDKRTLESELQSSVQKQPVFDELESMVKIKQAEAKMFQERAEDARREADGLRRIAIAKSEKIEEEYKSRIAKLRLSEGENMRKQKFEEFNALQRAHQEYFNMKKRMEADIKDLLLKMEATKRNLAM; encoded by the exons ATGAAGAGGCTGAGGTCTAGCGAGGATCTCGATTCGTATGGAGATAAGTGCAAGGATCCGAACCCGAACCCGAATCGGTCGTCGTCATCTTCGCACCGGAGCTTCTACTACAAGCCCGACAGTGTACGGAAAGGTATGGCTCGGTACGACCGGGATCGATCCGCTGACGAGGATCGCGAGGGCTCTCGGATGATGCGTAAGAGATCGGACCACGATTCCGAGGGAGGATTCGATCGACGAAAGGGTGGCTTTGATCGGTACAGCGGAGAGAACAGAGGAGGTGGAGCAGTAGGAGGAGGGTATGATCGAACTTTGATGCATCGGTCGGAGAGCTTTTGCGGCGGGTTGTCGTCGACAAGGAGAGAGTTCCCAAAGGGGTTTCGATCGGAGCGGTCTTCTTCGGCTGCATCAGAGCGGTCGCGGCGCGAGGGGAGTGTGTCGTCCTGGCGTCGATTCGGGAGCAATAATAATGGAAACAAAGATTCGGAGGAGAGCGGCAGAGGAGGAAGTAGAATTGGCTTGAGGGACGGGAAGTCGCCGACGTGGTCTAGGGATTCAGCTGCAAGCGAGCCGTCGAGGATGATGAGGGCTTTAAATTCGAGTTCATCACCGATACGAGCCTCAAGAGCTAGTCCGAGGACGAACGAAAACTCGAAGGACAACTCTAAATCGAAATCGAAATCTCCAAGTTGGTCGAGGGAATCGGCAGCGAGCGAACAATCGAGGAGTGTGGATGTGGAGACGGCAAAGAGGGGTACCGATGAGGTGCAGGTTGACAGTAAGAGTGGCAGTGAAATGGAGGAAGGCGAGCTTGAGCCGGAGCCAGAGCCGGAGCCGGGGACTGAACCAGAACCCAACCTGGATTCGGAATCAGTACGTGGGGTTGAGCGTGAATTGGGTCATGAAGCTGGGGCTGAAACGGAAACGGAGGTCAGAGACCATGTAGGTTTAAAGCTGGGTAATAGTGTGAATAAGGTGGTTGAGGCTGAGAGCGAGTGCCGGGTTGAGGATTCATATATGGCTGTGGAAGATGGAGCGGATAAAGTATTATGCAAGGAAGAGATAGACATGGAAATAGATAtggagattgagagagagctaCCGAATGATGAGGAggggaaagaaaaggaagttgATGAAGAAGTACAACAGAGTGAAAGTGAGAGCAATGATGGATTGGTGGAAAATGATGAAGAAGGtaataaggaagaagaaggTGCGAGGAAAGATAGGCAATGTGAGGAGGAAGCAAAGATGGATTCAGTGGTTTTTCGTAAGACTTCGATGGGATTTGAAGAGGAGGGTAAACAACAAGACAAGGGTATAATAGATCTTGCGGCCAAGCGAGAGGATGTGGAAATAGCCGCCTTGAATGAGGACAGAAATGGAGTTTCTGAAGTCAATATGAGGATAGAAACAGAGAGTTTAAAGAGTCAGAATTTCAAGGATAAAGGCAAAAGTGTGTCTATTGCCCCTACCCATGTTGCAGATTCTGTGGAAGATGATGTGTGGATTGGAAGGGAAACCAGGGAGTTCGAGACTTGCAGGGATAATGGAGATATGGAAGGACCTAGTACTCGTGGGTTCGAGTTGTTTAGTAGCTCTCCTGttagaagagaagagaaagacgATCGATCTGGTGTTAATAGTAAGCAGAAGGATGAAAAGCTGATGCTGGAGCCACTAGATCTTTCGCTAAGCTTACCGAATGTTTTGTTACCGATTAGTGCTGCTGATACGAATCAAGCTACTCCCGGTTCCCCAAGTCAAGCAAGGAGTGTTCAGTCCTTGAGTAATACATTTTGCACTAACTCGGATGGATTTACTGCATCAATGTCGTTTTCTGGTTCTCAGTCATTTTATCACAACCCAAGCTGTTCTCTGACGCAGAATTTGATGGACAACTATGAACAATCAGTGGGCAGCCGCCCCATATTTCAGGGAATCGAGTGGCAGGGACAGTCTCAGAATGAGTCCAAGCAAAAAGAAGTTCCCTTGTATCAGAGAATCTTGATGAATGGAAATGGCTCTCTTGGTCAGTCTCAAGTGGTACAGGGCACTTCTAATGGCCAAGCCGTGCAAGGACATCATAGGGTTTTAGAAGGGAGCTCTAAAATAGCCAATGGGCTAGAGAGGCAGTTGAGTTTTCAGAGGCAGCTTTCAGGAGGACAGTCAAGGCACATTGATGATGTTAGATCACCTTCCCAGAGTGTAGGATCTCATGATATTGGATCAAATTATAGTTTTGACAGGAAGCGAGGAATGAGAGAGAAGAGTGGGGGTAGTTTATATAGGACTGGTAGCCAGAAGGAGCCTGAACAGCTTCTGATAGGTGGAGTTGAATTTGTGACTTTCATTGCCAGGATAGTTGCTGAACCAGTGCATGTTATGGCTAGGAAATTTCATGACATGACGGCAGAATTCATAGCGTGTCTAAAAGAGAGCATTAACGAGATCATGTTGAATGTTGACAAGCGACCGCAATTATTTGCATTTCAGAAAGCACTGCGGAATAGGTCTGACGTAACCATGGATAACCTACTGAAATCCCATCGGGCTCAATTGGAAATCTTGGTCGCTTTGAAAACTGGTTTACCTGATTATCTTCAACAGGACGACAGTGTTTCACCAACTCATTTGGCAGAGGTTTTTCTGTACTTAAAATGCAGAAATCTTAACTGTAAGAATCCTTTGCCAGTGGATGAATGTGATTGCAAGGTCTGTGTGCAGAAAAATGGATTTTGCAGTGCCTGTATGTGTCTTATATGTTCCAAGTTTGACATGGCATCAAATACATGTAGTTGGGTGGGGTGTGATGTTTGTCTACACTGGTGCCATACCGATTGTGGGTTACGGGAATCTTATATCAGAAATGGACGGAGTGCTACAGGGACTTATGGGACAACCGAGATGCAGTTCCATTGTGTTGCTTGTGATCATCCTTCTGAAATGTTCGGCTTTGTAAATGaggtttttcaaaattttgccaAGGATTGGACGGCTGAAACTCTTTCTAGAGAACTCAAATATGTGAGGAGAATCTTTGGTGACAGCAAGGACACGAGGGGGAGGCGACTTCATGAAATTGCTGACAAGATGCTGACAAGATTGCATAATAAGTCTGACCTTCCTGATGTCTACGGTCATATTATGGCTTTCCTTAGGG ATGCTAATTCTTCCAAGTTTGGCAATCCTTCAATCTCATCTGGGAAGGAGCAAGGTAAAGAAAGCAATGGGATGGCTGGGCCAAGCCAGGATCCCACTTGGCTAAAGTCCCTTTATTCAGAGAAGGGCCCTCAGTTGGAAAGGGCAGCTAGTATGCTTCCTAGTTTCGGTTATGACCGAAACGACAAACGCACTTTAGAGTCAGAATTACAATCAAGTGTTCAAAAGCAACCTGTCTTTGATGAATTGGAGAGTATGGTgaaaatcaaacaagcagaGGCTAAAATGTTCCAAGAACGTGCTGAAGATGCAAGAAGAGAAGCCGATGGCCTGAGACGCATTGCCATTGCAAAGAGTGAAAAAATTGAAGAGGAGTAtaagagtcgaattgcaaagttGCGGTTGTCTGAGGGTGAAAATATGCGTAaacaaaaatttgaagaattcaaTGCCCTACAGAGAGCACATCAAGAATATTTCAATATGAAGAAGAGGATGGAAGCAGATATTAAAGATCTTTTGCTGAAAATGGAAGCTACAAAACGAAACCTTGCCATGTGA
- the LOC122294929 gene encoding DNA topoisomerase 2-like translates to MAIEKKRPLQTSNAANIDPAPTAGPTTAKTIEEMYQKKSQLEHILLRPDTYIGSIEKHTQTLWVYESDRMVHRPVTFVPGLYKIFDEILVNAADNKQRDPKMDSLKVVIDVEGNCISVCNNGDGVPVEVHQEEKVYVPELIFGHLLTSSNYDDTEKKTTGGRNGYGAKLTNIFSTEFVIETADGRRQKKYKQVFCNNMGNKSEPAISKCKESENWTKVTFKPDLAKFNMTHLEDDVVALMKKRVIDMAGCLGKSVKVELNGSRVPVRAFTDYVNLYLDSAAKSEAEKPPSYHVKVNDRWEVCVSLSDGQFQQVSFVNSIATTKGGTHVDYVTSQITTHVMNFVNKKNKTANVKAHNVKNYLWVFVNALIDNPAFDSQTKETLTLRQSSFGSKCELSQDFLAKVTKSGIVESLLSWANFKQSKDLKKSDGTKTEKIHGIEKLDDANKAGGKESDKCTLILTEGDSAKALALAGLAAVGRDYYGVFPLRGKLLNVREATNKQLTENKEIGYIKQILGLQQNKEYTSIKSLRYGHLMIMTDQDHDGSHIKGLLINFIHSYWPSLLRVPSFLIEFITPIVKATHKNGTQLSFYTMPEYESWKESLSGNASGWSIKYYKGLGTSTSKEGRDYFANLDKHRKDFIWVDQQDGDAIELAFSKKKIEERKNWLRRFEPGTHLDQTAKLIKYSDFVNKELILFSMADLQRSIPSMVDGLKPGQRKILFCSFKRNFVKEAKVAQFSGYVSEHSAYHHGEQSLASTIIGMAQDYVGSNNINLLQPNGQFGTRNYGGKDHASARYIYTRLSPITRFLFHKDDDDLLEYLNEDGQLIEPTWYMPIIPTVLVNGSEGIGTGWSSYIPNYNPRDIIANLRRLLSGDALVPMDPWYRWFKGSIEKTAKEGGNGYIVSGIIEEVNETTLKIMELPVRRWTQDYKEFLESISSSNRECKDPLIEDFDMNCDDVIVEFDVFLSEENFTRAKQEGLLKKFKLTTTISTSNMHLFDPKGVIKKYDTPEQILEEFFHLRLAFYEKRKNFLLEKREMELLKLENKVRFILAVVNGEIIVSNRKRADLFVELQRKGFTPFSKKTKAVEPEVAGAIDETEETEDNSPAVSKNGVVISDYEYLLAMAIGTLTIEKVQELCADKDRLNKEVEDLRKETPRSFWMKDLYALEKQLDEIEKSDAQAEELRKKMRSKAKGQAPGKAGRQAPKNQRKENKKKANNADSVTETISTSSTSAMEFEKAPEVVKPKGRAGSRKAPTKQQRSTVVLTDEDDDDDEEVLELKERLAAYNLESSPDHSAAMETEVPKVPARKKEPSKRIAALKKPLATVSEISSDDEENEVDDEDFELEAVAAPERGKKGGRKPAANAKAAKPPAAAKNRGAGNKQKPQTLSQKLISDMLKPAENSSGISPEKKVRKMRASPFNKKSGSVLGRVGEANESTEPEEKLGSASTSGSTEEMVEVVPARSRPQRVNRAQKKYVVSDSESENATEDSDFVEDEEED, encoded by the exons ATGGCAATCGAAAAGAAACGCCCCTTACAGACCAGCAATGCCGCCAACATTGACCCAGCCCCCACCGCCGGACCAACCACTGCCAAAACCATCGAAGAAATGTACCAGAAGAAGTCCCAGCTCGAGCACATTCTCCTCCGACCTGACACCTACATTGGCTCCATCGAGAAGCACACCCAGACCCTCTGGGTCTACGAGTCCGATCGCATGGTCCACCGCCCCGTCACCTTCGTCCCCGGCCTCTACAAAATCTTCGACGAGATCCTCGTCAATGCCGCAGATAACAAGCAACGAGACCCAAAGATGGACTCGCTCAAGGTTGTCATTGACGTGGAGGGCAACTGCATCAGCGTCTGCAACAATGGTGATGGTGTACCCGTGGAGGTTCACCAGGAGGAGAAAGTATACGTTCCGGAACTGATCTTCGGGCACTTGCTGACCAGCAGTAACTACGACGATACGGAGAAGAAGACCACCGGTGGGCGAAACGGATACGGTGCCAAGCTCACCAACATCTTCTCCACTGAGTTCGTCATCGAGACTGCAGATGGGAGACGCCAGAAGAAGTACAAGCAG GTATTCTGTAACAACATGGGAAACAAATCAGAGCCAGCCATATCAAAGTGTAAAGAGAGTGAGAACTGGACGAAGGTGACATTTAAGCCCGACTTAGCAAAATTTAACATGACCCATCTTGAGGACGATGTGGTTGCGCTAATGAAAAAGCGGGTGATTGACATGGCTGGCTGCCTTGGAAAGTCTGTAAAGGTTGAATTAAATGGAAGTAGGGTCCCTGTAAGAGCGTTTACTGACTATGTGAATCTATACTTGGATTCTGCAGCTAAATCCGAAGCCGAGAAACCTCCAAG CTATCATGTGAAAGTTAACGATAGGTGGGAGGTATGCGTGAGTCTTAGTGACGGGCAGTTTCAACAG GTCAGCTTTGTGAACTCGATTGCCACGACCAAGGGCGGAACTCATGTGGATTATGTCACTAGTCAAATTACAACCCATGTGATGAATTTCGTAAATAAAAAGAACAAGACTGCCAATGTCAAAGCGCATAATGTGAAAAACTACTTGTGGGTTTTTGTCAATGCTCTGATTGACAACCCTGCTTTTGATTCCCAGACCAAGGAAACTCTGACGCTTCGTCAAAGCAGTTTCGGGTCCAAGTGTGAGCTATCACAGGATTTTCTTGCTAAAG TCACAAAATCCGGAATTGTGGAGAGTCTCTTGTCGTGGGCAAATTTCAAGCAGAGCAAAGATCTTAAGAAAAGTGATGGAACAAAGACAGAGAAGATTCATGGAATTGAAAAGCTGGATGACGCTAACAAAGCTGGGGGTAAGGAATCTGACAAATGTACCTTGATTTTGACCGAAGGAGATTCGGCAAAGGCTCTTGCA TTGGCCGGGCTTGCTGCTGTGGGTCGCGATTACTATGGTGTGTTCCCGCTGAGGGGTAAATTGCTCAATGTGAGGGAAGCCACCAATAAACAGCTCACTGAGAATAAAGAAATCGGCTACATCAAACAGATTCTTGGACTTCAGCAGAATAAAGAATATACCAGTATCAAGTCCCTGAGATATGGTCACCTGATGATAATGACTGATCAG GATCACGATGGTTCACACATTAAAGGGCTGTTGATCAACTTCATTCATTCTTACTGGCCATCACTATTaagagttccatctttcttgATTGAGTTTATAACTCCTATTGTGAAG GCAACTCATAAAAATGGGACACAATTATCATTTTACACCATGCCTGAGTACGAGTCGTGGAAGGAAAGTTTGAGTGGCAATGCAAGTGGCTGgtctattaagtattataag GGGCTGGGAACAAGCACATCAAAGGAGGGGAGGGATTACTTCGCGAATCTTGATAAACATAGGAAAGATTTTATATGGGTAGATCAGCAAGATGGGGACGCCATCGAGCTAGCATTCAGTAAGAAGAAGATAGAAGAGAGGAAGAATTGGCTCAGGCGATTTGAG CCTGGTACTCACCTTGACCAGACGGCCAAACTCATAAAGTACAGTGACTTTGTCAACAAGGAGCTTATATTGTTTTCGATGGCGGATCTTCAAAGGTCTATTCCTTCGATGGTTGATGGCCTGAAACCAGGTCAAAGGAAGATTCTTTTCTGCTCTTTTAAGAGGAACTTTGTCAAGGAAGCAAAAGTTGCCCAGTTTTCTGGTTATGTGTCTGAACATTCAGCTTATCATCATGGCGAGCAGAGCCTTGCGAGTACCATCATTGGAATGGCGCAAGACTATGTGGGCAGCAACAACATTAATCTTCTTCAACCAAATGGCCAGTTTGGCACCCGCAATTAT GGAGGGAAAGATCATGCAAGTGCTAGGTACATATATACCCGACTTTCTCCTATCACAAGGTTTCTATTCCATAAGGATGATGATGACCTTCTTGAGTACTTGAATGAAGATGGGCAATTGATTGAACCAACTTG GTATATGCCAATCATACCCACAGTTCTTGTAAACGGTAGTGAAGGAATTGGAACTGGTTGGAGCTCTTACATTCCTAATTATAATCCAAGAGACATAATTGCAAATCTAAGGCGCTTGTTGAGTGGTGATGCCTTGGTGCCTATGGATCCATGGTATAGATGGTTTAAAGGAAGCATTGAAAAGACTGCCAAGGAAGGTGGGAATGGTTACATTGTTAGTGGAATTATAGAGGAAGTGAACGAGACAACTCTCAAGATAATGGAGCTGCCAGTTCGTCGTTGGACTCAGGATTATAAAGAATTTCTGGAGTCTATTTCTTCAAGTAATAGAGAATGCAAGGATCCCTTAATCGAG GATTTTGACATGAATTGCGATGACGTAATAGTAGAATTTGACGTCTTCTTGAGTGAAGAGAACTTTACTAGGGCCAAGCAAGAGGGTTTGTTGAAGAAATTCAAACTAACCACCACCATTAGCACAAGTAACATGCATCTGTTTGACCCCAAAGGCGTGATAAAAAAGTACGACACCCCAGAACAAA TTCTTGAAGAATTTTTTCACCTACGACTTGCGTTTTATGAGAAAAGAAAG AACTTTCTGTTGGAGAAACGTGAAATGGAGTTGTTGAAGTTGGAAAACAAGGTTAGGTTTATACTTGCAGTTGTGAATGGAGAGATCATTGTGAGCAACAGAAAGAGAGCTGATCTGTTTGTTGAGCTGCAAAGAAAAGGTTTCACTCCATTTTCCAAGAAAACTAAAGCTGTAGAGCCAGAGGTTGCTGGAGCAATTGATGAAACAGAAGAAACAGAAGACAACTCTCCTGCTGTTAGCAAGAATGGAGTAGTGATCAGTGATTATGAGTATCTATTGGCCATGGCAATTGGAACCTTGACCATTGAGAAGGTTCAGGAGCTATGTGCTGACAAGGATAGGCTCAATAAGGAGGTCGAAGATTTGAGAAAAGAAACTCCAAGGTCCTTTTGGATGAAAGATCTGTATGCTCTAGAGAAGCAACTTGAT GAGATTGAAAAAAGTGATGCTCAGGCAGAGGAgctgagaaagaaaatgagaagcaAAGCAAAGGGTCAAGCGCCTGGTAAGGCTGGTAGACAAGCGCCCAAGAACCAACGCAAGGAGAATAAGAAAAAGGCAAATAATGCAGACTCAGTTACTGAAACCATCTCAACATCGTCTACATCTGCAATGGAATTTG AAAAAGCTCCTGAGGTGGTGAAACCCAAGGGGAGAGCGGGCTCTAGGAAGGCTCCTACCAAG CAGCAAAGGTCCACTGTAGTCTTGACTGATGAGGATGACGACGACGACGAGGAAGTGCTGGAGCTCAAAGAACGACTTGCTGCCTATAACCTTGAATCATCTCCTGATCATTCAGCAG CCATGGAAACGGAAGTGCCTAAAGTCCCAGCCAGGAAGAAAGAACCTAGCAAGAGAATTGCTGCGCTGAAGAAGCCCTTGGCAACTGTTTCAGAGATATCTTCAGATGATGAAGAGAATGAGGTGGATGACGAAGACTTTGAGCTAGAAGCTGTAGCTGCCCCAGAAAGGGGAAAGAAGGGAGGTAGAAAACCAGCTGCAAACGCCAAGGCTGCTAAGCCCCCTGCAGCAGCAAAGAACAGAGGTGCAGGCAACAAACAGAAACCTCAAACGCTGAGCCAGAAGCTCATATCTGACATGCTAAAGCCTGCTGAAAATTCATCTGGGATTTCACCGgaaaagaaagtgagaaagatgAGGGCATCTCCATTTAACAAGAAAAGTGGTTCCGTGTTGGGCAGAGTTGGGGAGGCAAATGAGTCCACTGAACCCGAAGAAAAATTGGGTTCTGCTTCTACTTCTGGCAGTACCGAAGAAATGGTTGAAGTTGTGCCAGCAAGATCAAGACCTCAGAGGGTGAACCGCGCGCAGAAAAAGTATGTGGTGAGTGACTCTGAAAGTGAGAATGCCACTGAGGATTCTGACTTTGTTGAAGATGAAGAGGAAGATTAG
- the LOC122294908 gene encoding cytochrome b5 domain-containing protein RLF-like isoform X1 — protein sequence MENDNDFTFCQVSLPVDQEGHETKKLVSDIGGITIKDEFSDGSNSSQNDSLLRNDKVPDDTTSKKQGTVGSLSFNVTDVSFLKQSMEFSRPVASGDAGGSVNKFQEQTVAKKPAPRAKVPFEKGYSQMDWLKLTRTHPDLSGLNGQSNKRLISMNEVRQHREEGSMWTVLKGRVYNISPYMRFHPGGVDMLMKAVGKDCTSLFNKYHAWVNAEFLLEKCLVGTLEDSG from the exons ATGGAAAATGATAATGACTTTACGTTTTGTCAG GTTAGCTTACCTGTTGACCAAGAAGGTCATGAGACAAAGAAGCTCGTGTCGGATATTGGTGGTATTACTATAAAAGATGAATTCTCTGATGGCAGTAATAGTAGTCAGAATGACAGTCTTTTGAGGAATGATAAAGTGCCAGATGATACCACCTCCAAGAAGCAGGGTACAGTTGGTTCCTTGTCTTTCAATGTTACTGATGTGTCCTTTCTGAAACAATCGATGGAATTTTCAAGACCAGTCGCATCAGGAGATGCTGGAGGTTCTGTTAACAAATTCCAGGAACAGACTGTCGCAAAGAAGCCTGCACCTCGAGCCAAGGTCCCTTTTGAGAAAGGATATAGCCAAATGGACTGGCTTAAGCTTACTCGAACACATCCTGACCTTTCAG GATTAAATGGACAATCAAATAAGAGACTTATTTCTATGAATGAAGTTAGACAACATCGGGAAGAAGGTTCCATGTGGACTGTGTTAAAGGGTCGTGTGTACAATATATCTCCATACATGAGGTTTCATCCTGGAG GCGTTGATATGCTGATGAAAGCAGTGGGAAAAGACTGCACATCCTTATTTA ataaataccATGCTTGGGTGAATGCTGAGTTTTTACTGGAGAAGTGCCTTGTGGGTACACTGGAAGATAGTGGATGA
- the LOC122294908 gene encoding cytochrome b5 domain-containing protein RLF-like isoform X2, with protein sequence MENDNDFTFCQVSLPVDQEGHETKKLVSDIGGITIKDEFSDGSNSSQNDSLLRNDKVPDDTTSKKQGTVGSLSFNVTDVSFLKQSMEFSRPVASGDAGGSVNKFQEQTVAKKPAPRAKVPFEKGYSQMDWLKLTRTHPDLSGLNGQSNKRLISMNEVRQHREEGSMWTVLKGRVYNISPYMRFHPGEEFLFQALIC encoded by the exons ATGGAAAATGATAATGACTTTACGTTTTGTCAG GTTAGCTTACCTGTTGACCAAGAAGGTCATGAGACAAAGAAGCTCGTGTCGGATATTGGTGGTATTACTATAAAAGATGAATTCTCTGATGGCAGTAATAGTAGTCAGAATGACAGTCTTTTGAGGAATGATAAAGTGCCAGATGATACCACCTCCAAGAAGCAGGGTACAGTTGGTTCCTTGTCTTTCAATGTTACTGATGTGTCCTTTCTGAAACAATCGATGGAATTTTCAAGACCAGTCGCATCAGGAGATGCTGGAGGTTCTGTTAACAAATTCCAGGAACAGACTGTCGCAAAGAAGCCTGCACCTCGAGCCAAGGTCCCTTTTGAGAAAGGATATAGCCAAATGGACTGGCTTAAGCTTACTCGAACACATCCTGACCTTTCAG GATTAAATGGACAATCAAATAAGAGACTTATTTCTATGAATGAAGTTAGACAACATCGGGAAGAAGGTTCCATGTGGACTGTGTTAAAGGGTCGTGTGTACAATATATCTCCATACATGAGGTTTCATCCTGGAG AAGAATTCCTTTTTCAGGCGTTGATATGCTGA